From Domibacillus sp. DTU_2020_1001157_1_SI_ALB_TIR_016, a single genomic window includes:
- a CDS encoding manganese-dependent inorganic pyrophosphatase has product MGKTFIFGHKNPDTDSICSAIVYADLKTKLGFDVEAVRLGDINDETAFALKTFNAEAPRLIEKASPEVDSVILVDHNERQQSVDDIDDVHVLEVIDHHRIANFETTDPLYYRAEPVGCTTTILNKLYKEHGVEIEKEIAGLMLSAIISDSLLFKSPTCTEQDVKAAQELAQIAGIDANEYGLNMLKAGADLSGKTAEELIGIDAKVFPMGSKKVEIAQINAIDPADVLALKAELEQAVTDAIVEKTLDLFLVVITDILNSDSVAIAIGAETSAVEEAFNVKLDDNQALLKGVVSRKKQIVPVLTEILQNR; this is encoded by the coding sequence TTGGGAAAAACATTTATTTTTGGCCACAAAAACCCGGATACGGATTCAATCTGCTCAGCAATCGTTTATGCTGATTTGAAAACGAAGCTTGGCTTTGACGTGGAAGCGGTTCGCCTTGGTGATATCAACGATGAAACGGCTTTTGCGTTAAAAACATTTAATGCGGAAGCGCCGCGTTTAATTGAAAAAGCGTCACCAGAAGTAGACTCTGTTATTTTAGTGGACCACAATGAGCGTCAGCAAAGTGTAGATGACATTGATGACGTACATGTTCTTGAAGTTATCGACCACCACCGGATTGCTAACTTTGAAACAACAGATCCACTTTACTACCGTGCGGAGCCAGTTGGCTGCACCACGACTATCCTAAACAAGCTTTACAAAGAGCATGGTGTGGAAATCGAAAAAGAGATTGCCGGCTTGATGCTGTCAGCGATCATTTCTGATTCTCTTTTGTTTAAATCACCAACATGCACAGAGCAGGACGTAAAAGCTGCGCAGGAACTGGCCCAAATTGCTGGGATAGATGCGAATGAATACGGCCTTAATATGCTGAAAGCGGGCGCAGATTTAAGCGGCAAAACAGCAGAAGAGCTTATCGGTATCGATGCGAAAGTATTCCCGATGGGCAGCAAAAAAGTAGAAATCGCACAAATTAACGCTATTGATCCGGCTGATGTGTTAGCGCTGAAAGCGGAGCTTGAGCAAGCGGTAACAGATGCGATTGTAGAAAAAACACTTGATCTATTCCTTGTAGTCATTACGGATATCTTAAACAGCGACTCTGTAGCTATCGCGATTGGTGCAGAAACTTCAGCTGTGGAAGAGGCGTTCAATGTAAAACTTGACGACAACCAGGCGCTTCTAAAAGGCGTTGTATCCCGTAAA